A region of Laspinema palackyanum D2c DNA encodes the following proteins:
- a CDS encoding MlaD family protein, translating to MRSSRKLREGSIGLLLLAGLGLFGGIILWLRGVGLGRESYTLVVSFPNVAGMQVGGPVRYRGVSVGRIANIIPGTNGVDVELIVAPATLVIPNAVLIEANQGGLIGETWVDINPLQALPPQIIKTTTPLASDCNTELILCNRERLEGQIGVNFDELIRGSMRFTNLFSDPAFFANLNALVKNSTVATAEITQLSREIGVLTQSVERELGLFSTAALQSASALNTAAGQIGNTANQVGAISTQLGRTVNQYGAIAGDIRAATNQIGATANQYGTIAGDIRTATNQITAISNRYGAIAGDLQRTVNQVGAAAEEYRVVAGTFGASAERISGTIDGLGGTINGLGGTAGELNVTARDLRTLIGSVNELVATNRGTLVTTLNNINTTSEQLRISAQQITPLVARVEQQLNQFEDSQLLANLDTLSVTANQLAANASAASANLAQLTDTAISPANLLSLQQTLDSARATFQNVQKITSDLEELTGDPALFESIRNILLILGDLLSSTEQLEEHARFAMALAPLSHTVSDPSLQSQLLPPASGEQRPQQLDPAVGPQTASPGPNPDKLTARTR from the coding sequence GGATTATTTGGCGGCATTATTTTATGGCTGCGCGGGGTTGGATTAGGCCGCGAAAGCTATACCCTGGTTGTCTCATTCCCTAACGTTGCGGGGATGCAGGTGGGGGGGCCGGTACGCTACCGGGGAGTCTCGGTGGGCCGGATTGCCAATATTATCCCCGGAACCAATGGAGTCGATGTGGAGCTGATAGTGGCTCCAGCGACCCTGGTGATTCCTAATGCCGTGTTGATCGAGGCCAATCAGGGGGGGTTAATTGGAGAAACCTGGGTGGATATCAACCCCCTCCAGGCTTTACCGCCTCAAATTATTAAAACCACCACTCCCCTCGCTTCAGACTGCAATACGGAGTTAATTTTGTGCAATCGGGAGCGTCTTGAGGGACAGATTGGGGTGAATTTTGACGAACTCATTCGCGGTTCGATGCGCTTTACGAATTTATTTTCAGATCCAGCCTTTTTTGCCAATCTGAATGCCTTGGTGAAAAACTCCACGGTTGCCACGGCTGAAATTACCCAACTCAGCCGGGAAATCGGGGTCTTGACCCAATCCGTGGAACGAGAGTTAGGTCTTTTCTCCACTGCCGCCCTTCAATCGGCCTCGGCCCTGAATACTGCTGCTGGACAAATTGGCAATACGGCGAATCAGGTGGGGGCAATTTCGACCCAACTGGGGAGGACGGTGAATCAATATGGGGCGATCGCCGGGGATATCCGGGCCGCCACCAATCAAATTGGGGCGACTGCCAATCAATATGGGACGATCGCCGGGGATATCCGCACCGCCACCAATCAAATTACCGCCATCTCCAATCGCTATGGGGCGATCGCTGGGGACCTCCAACGCACGGTGAATCAAGTGGGTGCCGCTGCTGAAGAATATCGCGTCGTTGCCGGGACCTTTGGTGCGAGTGCCGAACGGATCAGTGGAACCATCGATGGACTCGGTGGCACCATTAATGGACTCGGCGGCACCGCTGGAGAACTCAACGTCACCGCCAGGGACCTGCGGACCCTAATTGGCAGTGTCAATGAACTCGTTGCCACCAATCGCGGTACCCTCGTCACCACCCTCAACAACATCAACACCACCAGCGAACAACTGCGAATCAGCGCCCAACAAATTACCCCCCTCGTCGCTAGGGTTGAACAACAACTCAATCAATTTGAGGATTCTCAACTCTTAGCAAACCTAGATACCCTCTCCGTTACCGCAAATCAACTCGCCGCCAATGCCTCCGCTGCCTCTGCCAATCTCGCCCAACTCACCGATACCGCCATCTCCCCGGCCAATCTGCTGTCCTTACAACAAACCCTAGATTCAGCCCGCGCCACGTTCCAAAATGTCCAAAAAATCACCTCGGATTTGGAAGAGTTAACCGGCGATCCCGCTTTATTTGAGAGTATTCGGAATATTTTGCTGATCCTGGGGGATCTGCTCTCTTCTACGGAACAACTCGAAGAGCACGCGCGGTTTGCGATGGCTTTAGCGCCCCTTTCTCATACCGTCAGCGACCCTTCCTTACAGTCCCAACTCCTCCCGCCTGCTTCCGGAGAACAGAGACCCCAACAGCTTGATCCGGCTGTTGGGCCCCAGACTGCATCCCCAGGCCCTAATCCTGATAAGCTCACCGCACGCACCCGTTGA
- the lpxD gene encoding UDP-3-O-(3-hydroxymyristoyl)glucosamine N-acyltransferase translates to MKFSEIVQKLAIHLPDSPPVFRGEDPEITGVAAVDEATPGSLSYIEGGKFADRIAGTAATALILPMNPQLQQQASDRGIVWVATREPRLLFAHAIALFYQPFRLRSGIHPTASIHPGATLGENVAIGAFVSIAQGVKIANHVCIHANVTLYPHAEIGEGTVLHSHCVIHERTRIGKGCTIHAGAVIGSEGFGFVPSRAGWVKMEQSGYTVLEDGVEVGCNSNIDRPAVGETRIGENTKIDNLVQIGHGCKIGKNCAIAAQVGLAGGAKLGNNVILGGQVGVNNQVTVGDGAIASAKTGITSDIPPGAIVSGFPAIPNKQWLKTVAIYNRLPEIYQSLKQLQRLLGSKSN, encoded by the coding sequence ATGAAATTTAGTGAAATTGTCCAAAAACTTGCCATTCATCTGCCTGATAGTCCCCCTGTTTTCAGGGGGGAGGACCCGGAAATCACGGGAGTGGCAGCAGTAGACGAGGCAACTCCCGGGAGTCTGAGTTATATCGAAGGGGGTAAATTTGCCGATCGCATCGCGGGGACTGCTGCTACGGCGTTGATTTTGCCGATGAATCCCCAGTTGCAGCAACAGGCGAGCGATCGCGGAATCGTCTGGGTGGCGACCCGGGAACCGCGATTATTATTTGCTCATGCGATCGCCTTGTTTTATCAACCCTTTCGACTCCGATCAGGCATCCATCCCACCGCCTCGATTCACCCGGGTGCCACCTTGGGCGAGAATGTGGCGATCGGGGCCTTTGTCTCCATCGCCCAGGGGGTCAAAATTGCCAACCATGTCTGCATTCATGCCAACGTCACCCTCTATCCCCATGCTGAAATAGGCGAAGGGACCGTCTTGCATAGCCATTGCGTCATCCATGAACGCACCCGCATCGGCAAGGGTTGCACCATTCACGCGGGGGCCGTGATTGGGTCTGAAGGGTTTGGATTTGTGCCCTCTCGCGCCGGTTGGGTGAAAATGGAGCAATCGGGCTACACCGTCCTAGAGGATGGTGTAGAAGTGGGTTGTAATAGCAACATCGACCGTCCCGCAGTCGGGGAAACCCGGATTGGGGAGAATACAAAAATTGATAATTTAGTGCAGATTGGTCATGGGTGCAAAATTGGCAAAAATTGTGCTATAGCCGCTCAAGTGGGATTAGCCGGTGGGGCCAAGTTAGGCAACAACGTGATTTTAGGCGGTCAAGTGGGGGTTAACAATCAGGTGACAGTGGGAGATGGTGCGATCGCCTCCGCCAAAACCGGCATTACCAGTGATATTCCTCCCGGGGCGATCGTCTCGGGTTTTCCAGCGATTCCTAACAAACAGTGGCTGAAAACCGTTGCCATCTACAACCGTCTTCCGGAAATTTATCAATCCCTCAAGCAACTCCAGCGCTTGTTGGGCTCCAAGTCAAATTAA
- a CDS encoding YkvA family protein has protein sequence MNNSIQSIYNWYRNTLRNPKYRWWIILGTVAYFFSPIDVAPDFIPVIGQLDDIALATLLVSELSQMAMDYFKARKGEVGESTNPVNTASTVGGSTVVDVEASSVNQ, from the coding sequence ATGAATAACTCTATTCAATCAATTTACAACTGGTATCGCAACACCCTTCGCAACCCCAAATATCGCTGGTGGATTATTTTGGGAACCGTGGCTTATTTCTTCAGCCCGATTGATGTTGCTCCCGATTTCATCCCCGTGATTGGGCAACTTGACGACATCGCCCTGGCAACTTTGTTAGTTTCTGAGTTGTCCCAAATGGCAATGGATTATTTTAAAGCCAGAAAAGGTGAAGTAGGAGAATCCACCAATCCTGTCAATACCGCCTCAACGGTGGGGGGTTCTACGGTAGTAGATGTAGAAGCCAGTTCCGTCAATCAATAA
- a CDS encoding PAS domain S-box protein, with the protein MNQRIESLYYRSSEPSQIQPNGDLLPIAFKELGTASEELLVALEQLAEQQEQLVESRTQLEAERRRYQNLFEQAPHAYMALDSAGTITSVNRAATRLFDCTQGLLLHKPFTLLVPIEGRREFREELKRRQQGEEEQEWQVRLYSPNREPFDAALTLSRERDAWGNIVSICLCIGDISDRQRAQAQKQKCTEDLFCDRTRHSFCKGEHIPLQPDALWLICKGWVKLSTLTENNSEVLMGIAGQGSPFCATLTALPIYQATALSQTVELIAISHREIAQSPYLTQLISEGVTLRLQQSELFLSVFGRRRASDRLLTLLQVLKTIIGEPVAKGTRLSLRLTHQELAEASCTTRVTVTRLLSELQHQGKISIDNTHHITIRE; encoded by the coding sequence ATGAATCAGCGCATTGAAAGTCTGTATTACCGCAGTTCTGAACCTTCGCAGATCCAGCCTAACGGTGATTTACTGCCGATCGCCTTTAAAGAACTCGGGACCGCTTCGGAAGAATTGCTCGTTGCTTTAGAACAACTGGCCGAGCAACAGGAACAACTGGTTGAATCTCGCACCCAACTAGAAGCAGAACGCAGGCGTTATCAAAACCTATTTGAGCAAGCACCCCATGCTTACATGGCCCTGGATAGCGCCGGTACGATCACCTCAGTGAATCGTGCCGCGACCCGATTATTCGACTGCACTCAGGGATTGCTACTGCACAAACCCTTCACTCTTTTGGTTCCGATTGAGGGCCGACGGGAGTTTCGGGAAGAACTGAAAAGGCGGCAACAGGGGGAGGAGGAGCAGGAGTGGCAAGTGAGACTCTATTCCCCCAATCGGGAACCCTTTGACGCGGCGCTGACCCTCTCTAGGGAACGGGACGCCTGGGGTAATATTGTTTCCATCTGCCTCTGTATCGGCGACATCAGCGATCGCCAACGAGCGCAAGCGCAGAAACAAAAGTGCACCGAGGACCTGTTTTGCGATCGCACCCGGCACAGTTTTTGTAAAGGAGAACATATCCCGTTACAACCGGATGCCCTCTGGCTGATCTGTAAAGGGTGGGTAAAATTGAGTACCTTGACGGAAAATAATAGTGAGGTGTTGATGGGAATAGCGGGTCAAGGAAGCCCCTTTTGTGCGACTTTAACTGCCCTCCCCATCTATCAAGCGACAGCCCTTTCCCAAACCGTAGAATTAATCGCGATTTCCCATCGGGAAATCGCTCAGTCCCCTTACTTGACTCAGTTGATTTCCGAAGGGGTCACTCTGCGATTACAGCAATCTGAATTGTTCTTATCCGTATTTGGCAGAAGGCGAGCGAGCGATCGCCTCCTGACCCTCCTTCAAGTTTTAAAAACCATCATCGGCGAACCCGTTGCCAAGGGGACCCGGTTGAGTCTGCGCCTCACTCATCAGGAACTCGCTGAAGCTTCCTGCACAACTCGCGTTACCGTTACCCGCCTCCTGAGTGAGTTACAGCATCAGGGAAAAATTAGTATCGATAACACCCATCATATTACGATTCGGGAATAG
- a CDS encoding DUF1565 domain-containing protein, producing the protein MNFNHQLLAGIVTIAVATWNPIALALTQAEVDAVAWQVSVLISPNLTQRGDAFLIEGEKTGSGVIVAREGNNYYVLTALHVVWKRGGFHAIAMPDGQVYYVDASENSPDIIPLGQPSGELGQTIAGLDLALLRVQSDRTYPLARTAPNPLQAGTPVFVSGWPNPDDLREKIRDRQLVEGAIAEVTPPSDDGGYRLLYSNPTRSGMSGGGIFNANGELIGIHGRGRGVQNNCSTPEVNANNSCGMYIGEFLADDHVQSLQLSWNQTPIDPGMIQYGLTYTSQTNRVNGSPVARSTPPPVISPTITPETPQPSPSPAPLAEFPTPSPEAIASAQTIYYVDPNQGTNAATAGLTPENPFRSISYALQGARPGTVIYLAPGLYSARETFPLKLNPGVILIGNESQQGEGVIIRGGGITSTRTAGRQNYTLFAGNNSQILGVTLTNPHSNGTAIWIEDTTTVLIRNNTLMDNPREGILIGGTATPILEKNRFINNGGNGISVIQQGAGEIRSNDFTNNGIGVAIAGMANPSISDNHIRSNRNGIVVTASATPTIQGNILENNQNYGILTLGLAASSLGENNLFRNNGISSQLTARVQDWGVDLPSRTVTSTVFGCVEYEGGLATFAYTGPGSIPLPFLNWNHTASDSGLNRCRLVTSSLNKIVALTGQELSNMALSTGRVHNNNAVCLVEQSGGICQDSNLLFYLGGEEQRNPGEGLSSLLPFRGATAGNPVQQVETGAFIPLKDFAQRLKPESGLWFTD; encoded by the coding sequence ATGAATTTTAATCATCAATTGTTGGCAGGAATTGTCACCATTGCAGTGGCAACTTGGAATCCCATTGCCTTAGCATTGACTCAGGCGGAAGTGGATGCGGTGGCATGGCAAGTTTCGGTTTTAATTAGTCCGAATTTGACCCAGCGGGGGGATGCGTTTTTGATTGAAGGAGAAAAAACGGGGAGTGGGGTGATTGTAGCGCGAGAGGGGAATAATTATTATGTGCTGACTGCTTTGCACGTCGTGTGGAAACGGGGGGGATTTCATGCGATCGCCATGCCTGATGGCCAAGTGTACTACGTTGATGCATCGGAAAATAGTCCGGATATCATTCCCCTGGGACAACCTTCCGGAGAGTTGGGACAAACGATCGCCGGATTGGATTTGGCGTTACTGCGTGTGCAAAGCGATCGCACCTATCCCTTGGCCCGAACTGCCCCGAATCCCCTCCAGGCGGGAACTCCAGTATTTGTGAGTGGATGGCCCAATCCCGATGATTTGCGGGAAAAAATTCGCGATCGCCAGTTAGTCGAAGGTGCGATCGCTGAAGTGACTCCGCCCTCGGATGATGGCGGGTATCGCTTACTCTACAGCAATCCGACGCGCAGTGGCATGAGTGGAGGCGGTATCTTTAATGCCAATGGTGAACTGATCGGGATTCATGGCAGGGGACGGGGAGTTCAAAATAATTGTAGTACCCCAGAAGTCAATGCCAACAACAGTTGTGGAATGTATATCGGGGAGTTTTTAGCAGACGATCACGTCCAAAGTCTCCAGTTATCCTGGAATCAAACTCCCATCGATCCAGGGATGATTCAATATGGATTGACTTATACCAGTCAAACTAATCGCGTCAATGGTTCTCCCGTAGCGCGCAGTACCCCACCCCCTGTCATCTCCCCAACAATCACACCGGAGACGCCCCAACCCTCGCCATCCCCTGCACCCCTTGCCGAGTTTCCCACCCCCTCCCCAGAGGCGATCGCCTCGGCACAAACGATTTATTATGTTGACCCCAATCAGGGCACCAATGCCGCTACTGCCGGATTAACCCCAGAAAATCCCTTTCGGAGTATCTCCTATGCCCTACAAGGTGCGCGTCCCGGAACCGTAATTTATCTCGCCCCGGGATTGTATAGCGCCCGGGAAACCTTTCCCCTCAAACTGAATCCGGGGGTAATTTTAATCGGCAATGAATCCCAACAGGGAGAAGGAGTAATTATTCGCGGGGGAGGAATTACGTCAACTCGCACCGCTGGGCGGCAAAATTATACCCTATTTGCTGGAAACAATAGCCAAATTTTAGGGGTAACCCTCACCAATCCGCATTCCAACGGAACGGCAATTTGGATTGAAGATACAACCACTGTTTTAATTCGCAATAATACCTTGATGGATAATCCCCGAGAAGGCATTTTAATCGGAGGAACCGCTACTCCCATCCTGGAAAAAAATCGGTTTATTAACAATGGCGGAAATGGAATTTCGGTCATCCAGCAAGGGGCGGGAGAGATTCGCAGTAATGATTTTACCAACAATGGAATTGGGGTGGCGATCGCAGGCATGGCAAATCCCTCGATTTCGGACAATCATATTCGCAGCAACCGCAACGGCATCGTAGTTACTGCATCAGCAACGCCTACTATTCAAGGGAATATTCTGGAAAATAATCAAAATTATGGAATTTTAACCCTCGGATTGGCCGCATCCTCCCTCGGAGAGAATAACCTATTTAGAAATAATGGAATCAGTAGTCAACTCACCGCTAGAGTTCAAGACTGGGGGGTAGATCTTCCTTCCCGAACCGTCACTTCTACAGTTTTTGGTTGTGTGGAATATGAAGGGGGTTTAGCTACTTTTGCTTACACCGGCCCCGGGTCGATTCCCCTGCCCTTTTTGAACTGGAATCATACCGCTTCTGACTCGGGATTAAACCGATGTCGGTTAGTCACGTCCAGTTTAAATAAAATTGTAGCGTTAACGGGTCAAGAGTTATCGAATATGGCACTTTCTACCGGACGAGTTCATAATAATAATGCGGTTTGTTTGGTGGAACAGTCCGGGGGAATTTGCCAAGATAGCAACTTGTTATTTTACCTCGGAGGAGAAGAACAGCGTAATCCCGGTGAAGGATTATCCTCGTTACTTCCTTTCAGGGGGGCAACGGCAGGAAATCCGGTACAACAGGTAGAAACCGGGGCATTCATCCCCTTAAAAGACTTTGCACAACGCTTGAAACCCGAATCAGGGTTATGGTTTACGGATTAG
- a CDS encoding AbrB family transcriptional regulator — MSEIATTPLKGKALLQKVKELSHLPRRETAKRCGYYSKSKNEEFRVNLTDFYDAVLEARGIPLSPEGSKDGRGREATFRVSVHKNGQIVIGSTYTQSMGLKPGDEFEIKLGYKHIHLIQVDNSKNDLLNEDDEEFDEEDDD; from the coding sequence ATGAGTGAAATTGCTACAACCCCCCTTAAAGGAAAGGCGCTGCTTCAAAAAGTAAAAGAACTCTCGCACTTACCCCGCCGAGAAACCGCCAAGCGCTGTGGATACTACAGCAAGTCAAAAAATGAAGAGTTCCGGGTAAACCTCACGGACTTTTATGATGCCGTGCTGGAAGCTCGCGGGATTCCCCTGAGTCCAGAGGGGTCAAAAGATGGTCGCGGTCGAGAGGCAACTTTTCGAGTCAGCGTCCACAAAAACGGACAAATTGTCATTGGTTCAACTTATACCCAGTCAATGGGATTAAAGCCCGGTGATGAGTTTGAAATTAAACTGGGTTACAAGCACATCCACCTGATTCAGGTCGATAACAGTAAAAATGACTTGCTCAACGAAGACGATGAGGAGTTCGACGAAGAAGATGACGATTAG
- a CDS encoding response regulator, producing the protein MNRVATRTKILVVEDNLAYANILKITFDYSKFWAEAEIKTVNDGKEAIDYLCGVQGNSGDCQESGQLPDLILSDINMPHLSGLELLAWIRQTPHLKHLPVILMSSHIQPLELEIIKSLKANYYFIKPLTIQDLLSHLNHSMEQLQPSQAHVVD; encoded by the coding sequence ATGAATCGAGTAGCAACGCGCACCAAAATATTAGTCGTTGAAGATAATTTAGCTTATGCCAATATCTTAAAAATCACCTTTGACTACTCGAAATTTTGGGCAGAAGCGGAAATCAAGACCGTCAATGATGGAAAGGAAGCGATCGATTACCTCTGTGGGGTTCAGGGAAATTCAGGCGATTGCCAGGAGTCGGGCCAGTTACCCGATTTGATTCTCTCCGATATCAATATGCCCCATTTATCCGGATTAGAATTACTGGCTTGGATTCGACAAACGCCTCATCTGAAACATTTACCTGTTATCCTGATGAGTAGCCATATCCAGCCTTTAGAACTGGAAATTATTAAGAGCTTAAAGGCTAATTATTATTTTATTAAGCCTTTAACCATTCAAGACTTATTAAGTCACCTGAATCACAGCATGGAGCAACTTCAACCGAGTCAAGCTCACGTTGTAGACTAA
- the rlmD gene encoding 23S rRNA (uracil(1939)-C(5))-methyltransferase RlmD, protein MSATNGQNKYPVGDRQDENWQQGCAIEVEIEDLSDTGDGVGRYEGRVVFVPDAVPGDRLLVRLVRVKPQYAHGKLLEVLERSPSRIRPHCIVADKCGGCQWQSVAYSAQLQAKQNLVTQAIARIGGIENPQVEPILPSPSPFGYRNKATYPLSRSSSGKVQAGYYEKNSHHLVNINQCPVQDPRLNPLLAEVKQDIQDRGWSIYNETEHRGNLRHLALQIGRRTGQILLTLVSANRKLMDIETQAEEWLSRYPDLVGVCLNYNPNRTNAILGEETRCVAGQPYFVDEFAGVQLQLRSDTFFQVNPETAEVLLETIASRLDLQGTERLVDAYCGIGTFTLPLAKRVQQAIGLEINPAAIAIAQENARLNGLTNVSFHEGSVEKLLPQLESLGLPSGEKPDIVLLDPPRKGCDRSVLETLIQIAPQQIVYISCKPSTLARDLKILCDSGIYRLSCLQPADFFPQTSHVEAVAFLVAEA, encoded by the coding sequence GTGAGTGCCACTAATGGGCAAAACAAGTACCCAGTCGGGGATCGGCAGGATGAAAATTGGCAACAAGGTTGCGCGATCGAAGTAGAAATTGAGGATTTAAGCGACACCGGGGACGGGGTGGGGCGCTATGAGGGGCGAGTGGTTTTCGTTCCCGATGCGGTTCCCGGCGATCGCCTGTTGGTCCGGCTGGTGCGGGTGAAGCCTCAATATGCCCATGGCAAACTCCTAGAGGTCCTGGAACGCTCTCCAAGTCGGATCCGCCCCCATTGTATCGTCGCGGATAAATGCGGGGGTTGTCAGTGGCAAAGTGTGGCTTATTCTGCTCAACTCCAAGCCAAGCAAAATCTCGTCACTCAAGCGATCGCCAGAATTGGCGGCATTGAGAACCCGCAGGTGGAGCCGATTTTGCCCTCTCCTTCTCCCTTTGGCTATCGCAACAAAGCCACCTATCCCCTCAGTCGTTCCTCTTCCGGCAAGGTCCAAGCGGGATACTATGAAAAAAATAGTCATCACTTGGTTAACATCAATCAATGTCCGGTCCAGGACCCCCGATTAAATCCGCTCCTGGCTGAGGTGAAACAGGACATTCAGGACCGGGGATGGTCGATTTACAATGAAACGGAACACCGGGGCAATCTCCGGCACTTGGCGCTGCAAATAGGTCGCCGGACTGGACAGATTTTGCTGACTTTGGTCTCTGCTAATCGGAAGTTGATGGATATTGAGACTCAGGCGGAGGAATGGTTGAGTCGCTATCCGGATTTGGTGGGAGTTTGCCTCAATTACAACCCCAACCGGACCAATGCAATTTTAGGGGAGGAAACGCGCTGTGTTGCGGGTCAACCCTATTTTGTGGATGAATTTGCCGGAGTCCAGTTACAACTCCGCTCAGATACGTTTTTTCAGGTGAATCCGGAAACGGCAGAAGTCCTGTTAGAGACGATCGCCTCTCGCCTGGATTTGCAGGGGACTGAGCGATTGGTGGATGCCTATTGCGGGATTGGCACTTTTACCCTCCCCCTCGCCAAACGGGTCCAACAGGCGATCGGCTTGGAAATCAATCCAGCAGCGATCGCGATCGCCCAAGAAAATGCCCGACTCAATGGCTTGACAAATGTCTCCTTTCATGAAGGGTCCGTTGAAAAATTATTGCCGCAATTAGAGAGTCTGGGATTACCCTCTGGAGAGAAACCGGATATTGTTTTATTGGATCCCCCGAGAAAAGGCTGCGATCGCAGCGTCTTGGAGACCCTGATTCAGATTGCACCCCAGCAGATTGTGTACATCAGTTGCAAACCCTCCACCCTCGCCCGGGACCTAAAAATCCTCTGTGATAGCGGAATTTATCGCCTTAGTTGCCTACAACCGGCAGATTTCTTTCCCCAAACCTCCCATGTGGAAGCCGTCGCCTTCCTCGTGGCGGAGGCATAA
- a CDS encoding DUF1565 domain-containing protein, which produces MMNKISSYPLVLITLSLLSAATVTLGSQQERFDGGKVLANVPTVQPSMNAQQRVIYVDPKRGNDSVSAGQSEANALRTITAALGRAQSGTVIQLAPGRYHAGEVFPLKLQPGVILRGDESGRGDGVVITGGETHLSRIWAGQNITILAGDSSQILGVTVTNPNPYGTGVWIENANAIVRNSTFTNNNREGIFVSGTAQPIIENNQFMYNGGNGISVTKEAKGEIRRNVFQDTGFALAIGHNAAPVVAGNHIHQNRIGIVVTQAARPILEGNIIENNSDYGLVAIAESQPQIAASNTFRGNERENQLIARNPQGIPPTPEESTGVQQAYFTCEPYGNNYATVAQQGYASIPQAMIVWKTSEVDLPENRCNEVTQKLNQKVTAYGGQLHKMLFATGRVNNDKVVCLVKDLQESCQPDNMLFTLSGFNASDPTQVLRQLIAFSVEGKGNPVQEFGEEAIAPLESVAHNLEPALGLWFVRGLTQ; this is translated from the coding sequence ATGATGAACAAAATCAGCAGCTATCCCCTCGTTCTAATTACCTTATCGTTACTGAGTGCAGCAACGGTTACGCTAGGGAGTCAACAAGAGAGATTCGATGGGGGTAAAGTCCTAGCAAATGTTCCCACGGTTCAGCCGAGTATGAACGCCCAGCAACGGGTTATTTATGTTGATCCTAAGCGGGGAAATGATTCAGTCAGTGCCGGTCAAAGTGAGGCGAATGCGTTACGAACCATTACCGCTGCATTGGGACGGGCACAGTCGGGAACGGTGATTCAATTGGCACCGGGACGCTATCATGCCGGGGAAGTTTTTCCCTTGAAACTGCAACCGGGAGTTATTCTGCGCGGGGATGAAAGTGGCCGGGGTGATGGGGTGGTGATTACTGGAGGAGAAACCCATCTCAGCCGCATTTGGGCGGGTCAAAATATTACGATATTAGCCGGAGATAGTAGTCAAATTCTGGGAGTGACGGTCACCAACCCTAATCCTTACGGGACTGGAGTTTGGATAGAAAATGCCAATGCGATTGTTAGAAATAGTACCTTTACGAATAATAATCGGGAGGGTATTTTTGTATCAGGGACGGCTCAACCGATTATTGAAAATAATCAGTTTATGTATAATGGAGGAAATGGAATTTCAGTAACGAAGGAGGCGAAAGGGGAAATTCGCCGGAATGTGTTTCAGGATACGGGTTTTGCCTTGGCGATCGGGCATAATGCCGCCCCGGTGGTTGCCGGTAACCACATTCATCAAAATCGCATTGGGATTGTGGTGACGCAAGCAGCACGTCCTATTTTAGAGGGGAATATTATCGAAAATAATAGCGATTATGGGTTAGTGGCGATCGCTGAATCTCAGCCTCAGATTGCTGCTAGTAATACCTTTCGCGGGAACGAACGGGAAAATCAACTGATCGCCCGCAATCCCCAGGGAATTCCGCCGACTCCGGAAGAATCCACAGGCGTTCAGCAGGCTTATTTCACCTGCGAACCCTACGGCAACAATTATGCAACAGTGGCTCAACAAGGGTATGCCTCAATTCCCCAAGCGATGATTGTTTGGAAGACTTCAGAGGTGGATTTACCTGAAAATCGCTGCAATGAAGTGACCCAGAAGTTAAACCAAAAGGTGACGGCTTATGGGGGTCAGTTGCATAAAATGTTATTCGCTACGGGACGGGTGAATAATGATAAAGTCGTTTGTTTGGTGAAGGATTTACAAGAGAGTTGTCAGCCGGATAATATGTTGTTCACGTTGAGTGGATTTAATGCCAGTGACCCCACTCAAGTGTTGCGCCAGTTGATTGCCTTTAGTGTGGAAGGCAAGGGCAATCCGGTACAAGAGTTTGGTGAGGAGGCGATCGCCCCCTTAGAATCAGTGGCCCACAATTTAGAACCGGCATTGGGATTGTGGTTTGTCAGGGGGTTAACTCAATAA
- the apcD gene encoding allophycocyanin subunit alpha-B, whose amino-acid sequence MSVVSQVILKADDELRYPTNGELTSLTQFFQTGQQRVRIATTLAESEKKIVEQASKRLWQKRPDFISPGGNAYGQRQRAQCLRDFGWYLRLATYGVLAGDKEPIEKIGIIGAREMYNALGVPMPGMAESIVCLKEASLALLSQEDATAAAPYFDYIIQAMS is encoded by the coding sequence ATGAGTGTAGTTAGTCAAGTTATTCTCAAAGCCGACGATGAACTCCGTTATCCGACGAACGGGGAACTCACCAGTTTAACACAATTTTTTCAAACCGGCCAGCAACGGGTGCGAATTGCTACTACGTTAGCTGAGAGCGAGAAGAAAATTGTGGAGCAAGCCAGCAAACGCCTTTGGCAAAAGCGCCCCGATTTTATCTCTCCGGGGGGCAATGCCTACGGCCAACGTCAACGGGCTCAGTGCCTCCGGGACTTCGGCTGGTATCTGCGTCTAGCCACCTATGGCGTCCTCGCCGGAGACAAAGAACCGATTGAAAAAATCGGCATCATTGGTGCCCGGGAAATGTACAACGCCCTCGGAGTTCCCATGCCAGGAATGGCCGAGTCCATTGTCTGCCTCAAAGAAGCATCCTTGGCCCTTCTGAGTCAAGAAGATGCCACCGCTGCTGCCCCTTACTTTGACTACATCATTCAAGCGATGTCCTAA